Proteins encoded in a region of the Saccharothrix ecbatanensis genome:
- the iolC gene encoding 5-dehydro-2-deoxygluconokinase, with protein MTADSPTAEVLPAEVPSAEIPSAEVPSAGSPTVEILTVGRVGVDLYPEQSGVPLAEVRTFAKSLGGTATNVAVAAARLGRSSAVLTKVGPDGFGPYVRSALESFGVSSSFVGTAPDLQTPVVFCALDPPEDPPLLFYRAPLAPDLSLTPADVPWDVVESVPLLWVTGTGVSASPARETQRQLLEHRARRPHTVLDLDYRPMFWPDVPTARREIGWMLDHVTVAVGNRSEVEVAVGTSDPDEAAARLLARGVELAVVKKGAEGVLFATAEESWTIPPHPVDVVCGLGAGDAFGGALAHGLLSAWDPVRIARYANVAGALVAGRLACADAMPTPSEIEAHL; from the coding sequence ATGACCGCCGACAGCCCGACCGCCGAGGTCCTGCCCGCCGAGGTCCCGAGCGCCGAGATCCCGAGCGCCGAGGTCCCGAGCGCCGGCAGCCCGACCGTCGAGATCCTGACCGTCGGCAGGGTCGGGGTCGACCTGTACCCGGAGCAGAGCGGCGTGCCGTTGGCGGAAGTCCGGACGTTCGCCAAGTCGTTGGGCGGCACCGCGACGAACGTGGCCGTCGCTGCCGCGCGGCTGGGCCGGTCGTCGGCGGTGCTGACCAAGGTCGGCCCGGACGGCTTCGGCCCGTACGTCCGCTCCGCGCTGGAGTCCTTCGGCGTCTCGTCATCGTTCGTGGGAACCGCCCCTGACCTCCAGACCCCGGTCGTCTTCTGCGCCTTGGACCCGCCCGAGGACCCACCACTCCTCTTCTACCGCGCGCCCCTGGCCCCGGACCTCTCCCTCACCCCGGCCGACGTGCCGTGGGACGTGGTCGAGTCCGTCCCCCTGCTGTGGGTGACCGGAACGGGTGTATCGGCATCACCCGCCCGTGAAACCCAACGGCAGCTCCTGGAACACCGGGCCCGCCGTCCCCACACCGTCCTGGACCTCGACTACCGGCCGATGTTCTGGCCGGACGTGCCGACCGCCCGCCGTGAGATCGGCTGGATGCTCGACCACGTCACGGTGGCGGTGGGCAACCGCTCCGAGGTCGAGGTGGCCGTCGGCACGTCCGACCCCGACGAAGCCGCTGCCCGCCTGCTGGCGAGAGGCGTGGAGCTCGCGGTGGTGAAGAAGGGCGCGGAAGGCGTCCTGTTCGCCACCGCGGAGGAGTCGTGGACCATCCCGCCGCACCCGGTGGACGTCGTGTGCGGCTTGGGCGCCGGTGACGCGTTCGGCGGCGCCCTGGCCCACGGTCTGCTGTCGGCGTGGGACCCGGTCCGGATCGCCCGCTACGCCAACGTCGCCGGCGCCCTGGTGGCGGGCCGCCTGGCCTGCGCGGACGCCATGCCGACCCCGAGCGAGATCGAGGCCCACCTGTGA
- a CDS encoding sugar ABC transporter substrate-binding protein, with translation MTSTRKGLRTGPVRLGLALSGLVLLAACSGPGGDTSANTGTAAAQAPTGDLRVAVITHGSAGDAFWNVVKNGATDAGKQLGVTVDYNSDGDPGRQSTLIDNAASQKVGGIVVSMANPDALKTSIENAVKAGIPVITINSGSDKSSSFGALAHVGQEESVAGEEAGRKLKEAGKTKLLCVIHEAGNVGLNQRCDGARTGFGGAVSNLQVDINNPTDVESRIKGALQTDPSVDAVLALNPQVAVSSVSAVKGASSKAAVATFDLNADVTAAIKSGDVLFAVDQQQYEQGYLPIVMLKLYRDNANTVGGGKPVLTGPGFVDKSNVDKVAEYAERGTR, from the coding sequence ATGACGTCCACTCGAAAGGGCCTGCGCACCGGCCCCGTTCGACTCGGCCTTGCGCTGTCCGGACTCGTGCTGCTGGCCGCGTGCAGCGGTCCCGGCGGGGACACGAGCGCCAACACCGGCACCGCCGCCGCCCAGGCGCCGACCGGCGACCTGCGCGTCGCCGTGATCACCCACGGCAGCGCGGGCGACGCGTTCTGGAACGTGGTGAAGAACGGCGCCACCGACGCGGGCAAGCAGCTCGGCGTCACGGTCGACTACAACTCCGACGGCGACCCCGGCCGGCAGTCCACCCTGATCGACAACGCCGCGTCGCAGAAGGTCGGCGGCATCGTCGTGTCGATGGCCAACCCGGACGCGCTGAAGACCTCGATCGAGAACGCGGTCAAGGCCGGCATCCCGGTCATCACCATCAACTCCGGGTCGGACAAGAGCTCGTCGTTCGGCGCGCTCGCGCACGTCGGGCAGGAGGAGAGCGTCGCCGGCGAGGAAGCGGGCCGCAAGCTCAAGGAAGCCGGCAAGACCAAGCTGCTGTGCGTGATCCACGAGGCCGGGAACGTCGGCCTCAACCAGCGCTGCGACGGCGCGCGCACCGGGTTCGGCGGCGCCGTCAGCAACCTCCAGGTCGACATCAACAACCCGACCGACGTGGAGTCGCGGATCAAGGGCGCGTTGCAGACCGACCCGTCCGTCGACGCCGTGCTCGCGCTGAACCCGCAGGTCGCGGTGTCGTCGGTGAGCGCGGTCAAGGGCGCGTCGTCCAAGGCGGCGGTGGCCACGTTCGACCTGAACGCGGACGTCACCGCCGCGATCAAGTCCGGTGACGTGCTGTTCGCCGTGGACCAGCAGCAGTACGAGCAGGGCTACCTGCCGATCGTGATGCTCAAGCTCTACCGCGACAACGCCAACACCGTCGGCGGCGGCAAGCCGGTGCTCACCGGGCCGGGCTTCGTCGACAAGTCCAATGTGGACAAGGTGGCCGAGTACGCCGAGCGCGGCACCCGCTGA
- a CDS encoding TIM barrel protein, with amino-acid sequence MKIAGAPISWGVCEVPGWGRVLEPATVLAEMASLGLRATELGPPDYLPAEPQALKAVLDEHGLSLVGGFLAVPLHTGAQSTVDEADRVAALLAAAGAEVLVLAAATGLDGYDERPALTDDEWRTLIDTAAAIRDNAARHGLRTVLHPHVGTHVERTAEVERFLADSDLPLCLDTGHLLIGGTDPVDLARRFPERIGHVHLKDVRADIAVTVRAGDIGYMAAVQQRMYVPLGDGDVDVAALVAFLADAGYTGWYVLEQDTALGDDSPLDTPVRDTGRSLAHLTQITTA; translated from the coding sequence GTGAAGATCGCCGGAGCGCCCATCTCGTGGGGTGTCTGCGAAGTGCCCGGCTGGGGTCGCGTGCTCGAACCCGCGACCGTGCTGGCGGAAATGGCGTCACTCGGGTTGCGGGCTACCGAACTCGGTCCGCCCGACTACCTGCCGGCCGAACCGCAGGCGTTGAAGGCCGTGTTGGACGAGCACGGCCTGTCGTTGGTCGGCGGATTCCTGGCCGTCCCGCTGCACACCGGCGCGCAGTCCACAGTGGACGAAGCCGACCGCGTCGCCGCACTCCTCGCCGCGGCCGGAGCGGAAGTGCTGGTGCTGGCCGCCGCCACCGGCCTCGACGGCTACGACGAACGCCCGGCGCTCACCGACGACGAGTGGCGCACCCTGATCGACACCGCCGCCGCCATCCGCGACAACGCCGCACGCCACGGCCTGCGCACCGTGCTGCACCCGCACGTGGGCACGCACGTCGAACGCACCGCCGAAGTCGAGCGGTTCCTCGCCGACTCCGACCTGCCGCTCTGCCTGGACACCGGCCACCTCCTCATCGGCGGCACGGACCCGGTCGACCTGGCCCGCCGCTTCCCCGAGCGGATCGGGCACGTGCACCTCAAGGACGTGCGGGCGGACATCGCGGTCACCGTGCGTGCCGGGGACATCGGTTACATGGCCGCCGTCCAGCAGCGGATGTACGTGCCGCTCGGGGACGGAGACGTGGACGTGGCAGCCCTGGTGGCGTTCCTCGCGGACGCCGGCTACACCGGCTGGTACGTCCTCGAACAGGACACCGCGCTCGGTGACGACAGCCCGCTCGACACCCCCGTGCGGGACACCGGGCGCAGCCTCGCGCACCTCACCCAGATCACCACCGCCTGA
- a CDS encoding DMT family transporter: MAWLLLLGAALLEVVWATALGRSDGFTRPWPTAVGIAAAVTSFVMLAIAMRDLPVGTAYAVWVGLGAVGVVLVGISAGESASPLRLACLALIVLGVVGLKLA, encoded by the coding sequence ATGGCCTGGTTGCTGCTGCTCGGCGCGGCGTTGCTGGAGGTCGTGTGGGCCACGGCGCTCGGCCGGTCGGACGGGTTCACGCGTCCTTGGCCGACGGCGGTGGGGATCGCGGCGGCGGTGACGAGTTTTGTGATGCTCGCGATCGCCATGCGCGACCTGCCCGTCGGCACGGCCTACGCGGTGTGGGTCGGGCTCGGCGCCGTCGGCGTGGTCCTGGTGGGCATCTCCGCAGGTGAGAGCGCGTCACCGCTGCGGCTGGCGTGCCTGGCGTTGATCGTCCTCGGGGTGGTCGGGCTCAAGCTGGCCTGA
- a CDS encoding LacI family DNA-binding transcriptional regulator, producing MVRPTMEDVAARAGVSRALVSLVMRGSPKVSDQRRAAVLKAAEELGYSPHAMARSLASRTSHVLGVMVSDLHNAFFAEVVDGLDAVANEQGFELIINTGGRSPTRERRALRSLLSFRPAGLVLLSPVVPAADIGQAADQTPVVLVARSSRLSTVDTVNDDGERGIGLAVDHLVSLGHKRIAHLDGGEGTQAAPRRRGYLTAMASHGLPPRVVGSEYTDAAGARAVQGLLGDMPTAIISCNDFNAIGAISALEEAGFRVPQDVSVVGYDNTSLAALRHVSLTTIDQPRNEFGRLAAEALLQRVRGERDEPVRHLLHPSLVVRATTAPPVRPA from the coding sequence GTGGTCAGACCGACGATGGAGGACGTCGCGGCGCGCGCCGGGGTGTCCCGCGCGTTGGTGTCGCTGGTGATGCGAGGATCACCGAAAGTGAGCGATCAGCGACGGGCAGCGGTGCTGAAGGCGGCCGAGGAGCTGGGGTACTCGCCGCACGCCATGGCGCGGTCGTTGGCCAGCCGCACGTCGCACGTGCTCGGCGTGATGGTGTCCGACCTGCACAACGCGTTCTTCGCGGAGGTCGTGGACGGGCTCGACGCGGTGGCGAACGAGCAGGGCTTCGAGCTGATCATCAACACCGGCGGGCGCAGTCCGACGCGGGAACGGCGGGCGTTGCGGAGCCTGCTGTCGTTCCGGCCGGCGGGGTTGGTCCTGCTGTCACCGGTGGTGCCGGCGGCGGACATCGGGCAGGCGGCGGACCAGACGCCGGTGGTGCTGGTGGCGCGGTCGTCCCGGTTGTCCACTGTGGACACCGTCAACGACGACGGCGAGCGCGGCATCGGACTGGCGGTGGACCACCTGGTGTCGTTGGGGCACAAGCGGATCGCGCACCTCGATGGTGGCGAGGGCACGCAGGCCGCACCACGCCGACGCGGCTACCTCACCGCGATGGCGTCCCACGGCCTCCCGCCGCGCGTGGTGGGCAGCGAGTACACCGACGCGGCGGGGGCGCGTGCGGTGCAGGGACTGCTGGGCGACATGCCCACCGCGATCATCTCGTGCAACGACTTCAACGCGATCGGCGCGATCTCCGCCTTGGAGGAGGCCGGTTTCCGCGTTCCGCAGGACGTCTCGGTGGTGGGCTACGACAACACCTCGCTGGCCGCGTTGCGGCACGTCTCCCTGACCACGATCGACCAGCCGCGCAACGAGTTCGGCCGCCTCGCCGCCGAAGCCCTGCTGCAACGCGTGCGGGGTGAGCGCGACGAGCCCGTGCGCCACCTGCTCCACCCGTCCCTGGTCGTCCGCGCCACCACCGCCCCGCCGGTCAGGCCAGCTTGA
- a CDS encoding tripartite tricarboxylate transporter permease — translation MDSFNNLLEGFATALTPTHLALAALGVLLGTAIGVLPGIGPAMAVALLLPVTYGLEPTGAFIMFAGIYYGGMFGGSTTSILLNTPGESAAVVAAIDGNPMARQGRGAQALAAAAIGHFIGGIIGTTLLVLLAPTVAKLAVDIGAPDFFAIMVLAFIAVTSVLGASRVRGFASLLIGLTIGLVGLDEMTGQQRLTFGSLHLADGIDVVVVAVALFAVGESLWVAAHLRRKPGSAIPVGRAFLGRADLKRAWKPWLRGPLIGFPFGAVPAGGAEIPTFLSYVAEKRLSKNHRDEFGKGAIEGVAGPEATASASAAGTLVSMLTLGLPTTAVAAVMLAAFQQYGIQPGPLLFERESALVWGLIASLFIGLCLLLVLNLPLAPVWAKLLRIPRPYLYAGILFFASVGAYAVKADVFDLLVMFVIGVLGFVMRRYGLPVLPAIIAVILGPAAEQQMRRALQLSDGSLTGLVNTPFSLVVYAIVVVLLAWPLISRLFRKPAPPTEPPVQVERPKVDA, via the coding sequence GTGGACTCGTTCAACAACCTCCTCGAAGGATTCGCGACCGCCCTGACGCCGACGCACCTCGCGCTGGCCGCGTTGGGCGTGCTGCTGGGCACGGCGATCGGCGTGCTGCCGGGCATCGGTCCGGCCATGGCGGTGGCGTTGCTGCTGCCCGTCACCTACGGCCTGGAGCCGACCGGGGCGTTCATCATGTTCGCCGGCATCTACTACGGCGGCATGTTCGGCGGCTCGACCACGTCGATCCTGCTCAACACGCCGGGTGAGAGCGCGGCGGTGGTCGCGGCGATCGACGGCAATCCGATGGCACGCCAGGGTCGCGGTGCGCAAGCGCTCGCGGCGGCGGCCATCGGGCACTTCATCGGCGGGATCATCGGCACGACGCTGCTCGTGCTGCTCGCGCCGACGGTGGCGAAGCTCGCCGTGGACATCGGCGCGCCGGACTTCTTCGCGATCATGGTGTTGGCGTTCATCGCGGTCACGTCCGTGCTCGGCGCGTCCAGGGTGCGCGGGTTCGCGTCGCTGCTGATCGGCCTCACCATCGGCCTGGTCGGGCTGGACGAGATGACCGGCCAGCAGCGGCTCACGTTCGGCTCGCTGCACTTGGCCGACGGCATCGACGTGGTGGTGGTCGCGGTGGCGCTGTTCGCCGTCGGCGAGTCCCTGTGGGTGGCCGCCCACCTGCGGCGCAAGCCCGGCTCGGCGATCCCGGTCGGCCGCGCGTTCCTGGGTCGGGCGGACCTCAAGCGGGCGTGGAAGCCGTGGCTGCGCGGTCCGCTGATCGGGTTCCCGTTCGGCGCGGTGCCGGCCGGCGGCGCGGAGATCCCGACGTTCCTGTCGTACGTGGCGGAGAAGCGGCTGTCCAAGAACCACCGGGACGAGTTCGGCAAGGGCGCGATCGAGGGCGTCGCCGGTCCGGAGGCGACGGCCAGCGCGTCCGCGGCGGGCACGCTGGTGTCGATGCTGACGCTCGGCCTGCCGACGACGGCGGTGGCCGCGGTGATGCTGGCGGCGTTCCAGCAGTACGGCATCCAGCCCGGACCACTGCTGTTCGAACGGGAGTCCGCGCTGGTCTGGGGCCTGATCGCGTCCCTGTTCATCGGCCTGTGCCTGCTGCTGGTGCTGAACCTGCCGTTGGCGCCGGTGTGGGCGAAGCTGCTGCGCATCCCGCGGCCGTACCTGTACGCGGGGATCCTGTTCTTCGCCAGTGTCGGCGCGTACGCGGTGAAGGCGGACGTGTTCGACCTGCTGGTGATGTTCGTGATCGGGGTGCTGGGCTTCGTGATGCGCCGGTACGGCCTGCCCGTGCTGCCCGCGATCATCGCCGTCATCCTCGGGCCGGCCGCCGAGCAGCAGATGCGCCGGGCGTTGCAGCTGTCGGACGGCTCGCTGACCGGTCTGGTCAACACCCCGTTCTCGCTGGTCGTCTACGCGATCGTGGTGGTCCTGCTCGCCTGGCCGCTGATCAGCCGCCTGTTCCGCAAGCCCGCACCGCCCACCGAACCGCCCGTGCAGGTGGAACGGCCGAAGGTGGACGCTTAG
- a CDS encoding TetR/AcrR family transcriptional regulator, with the protein MTRERADAAKNRAKILAAAADIVAERGIEGLAMAEVAAASGVGVGTLYRRFGDRSGLAHALIDASEREFQAAFLTGPPPVGPGAPPAERIRAFLHALVDRTLAQLDLLLMAETAGPFARFGGAYDAHHHHLALLIARARPDVDAAFTADALLAPLAANLVAHRDIGSAAIKTGLDTLLDGLLAPTD; encoded by the coding sequence GTGACGCGCGAGCGGGCCGACGCCGCCAAGAACCGGGCGAAGATCCTGGCCGCCGCCGCCGACATCGTGGCCGAACGCGGCATCGAAGGCCTCGCCATGGCCGAGGTCGCCGCCGCGTCCGGGGTGGGCGTCGGCACCCTCTACCGCCGCTTCGGCGACCGTTCCGGCCTGGCCCACGCGTTGATCGACGCCTCGGAACGCGAGTTCCAGGCCGCGTTCCTGACCGGTCCGCCGCCCGTCGGCCCCGGCGCGCCTCCCGCCGAGCGGATCAGGGCGTTCCTGCACGCGTTGGTGGACCGCACGCTCGCCCAGCTCGACCTGCTCCTGATGGCCGAGACCGCCGGACCGTTCGCCCGCTTCGGCGGCGCGTACGACGCGCACCACCACCACCTGGCCTTGCTGATCGCGCGGGCCCGACCGGACGTGGACGCCGCGTTCACCGCGGATGCCCTGCTGGCCCCGCTGGCAGCGAACCTGGTCGCCCACCGCGACATCGGGTCCGCGGCGATCAAAACCGGCCTGGACACCCTGCTCGACGGACTGCTCGCCCCGACGGACTAG
- a CDS encoding Gfo/Idh/MocA family protein, protein MEASGVEVLVGFQRRFDPAVSELHRRIRAGDVGDVYLVRALGNDAQPPDFSYLPHSGGIFRDLLIHDLDAVPWLVGEPVVEVYASGSVLVDQAFAEADDVDNAVVLLKFAGGAHAVLAGGRHDPLGYDHRIEVMGSRDSLTVGLDPRTPLTSLEPDGPKVAADAYPGFPERFHRAYLNEMAVFTQVVAGRVANPSPARESLISLRLAEACEQSRRSGAPVRVTTEVVA, encoded by the coding sequence GTGGAGGCGTCCGGTGTGGAGGTCCTGGTCGGCTTCCAGCGCCGGTTCGACCCCGCGGTGTCCGAACTCCACCGGCGCATCCGGGCCGGCGACGTCGGTGACGTCTACCTGGTGCGGGCGCTCGGCAACGACGCCCAGCCGCCCGACTTCTCCTACCTGCCGCACTCCGGCGGCATCTTCCGCGACCTGCTGATCCACGACCTGGACGCGGTGCCGTGGCTGGTCGGGGAACCGGTGGTGGAGGTGTACGCGTCGGGATCGGTGCTGGTGGACCAGGCGTTCGCCGAGGCCGACGACGTCGACAACGCCGTGGTGCTGCTGAAGTTCGCGGGCGGCGCGCACGCCGTGTTGGCCGGCGGTCGGCACGACCCCCTCGGCTACGACCACCGCATCGAGGTGATGGGCAGCCGTGATTCGCTGACCGTCGGCCTCGACCCGCGCACGCCGTTGACGTCGTTGGAGCCCGACGGGCCGAAGGTCGCGGCCGACGCGTACCCCGGCTTCCCGGAACGCTTCCACCGCGCCTACCTGAACGAGATGGCCGTGTTCACGCAGGTGGTGGCGGGCAGGGTGGCGAACCCGTCGCCCGCGCGGGAGAGTTTGATCAGCCTCCGGCTCGCCGAGGCGTGCGAGCAGTCCCGGCGTTCCGGCGCCCCGGTTCGAGTGACCACGGAGGTCGTCGCGTGA
- a CDS encoding ATP-binding cassette domain-containing protein, producing the protein MSSAKGQALLEVRGIGKTYGSVIALKDVSTVVNAGEVTCVLGDNGAGKSTLIKVLAGVHQHDAGEFLVDGSPVRFSSPREALDRGIATVYQDLAVVPLMSVWRNFFLGSEPTVGFGPFRFIDRRRGRSVTRTALAEMGIDLRDVEQPVGTLSGGERQCVAIARAVHFGAKVLILDEPTAALGVKQAGVVLKYVAQARDRGLGVVLITHNPHHAYPVGDRFLLLKRGRALGTYEKSQISLEELTRQMAGGAELEALAHELRGVEGVGE; encoded by the coding sequence ATGAGTTCCGCGAAAGGACAAGCGCTCCTCGAAGTGCGCGGGATCGGCAAGACGTACGGCAGCGTGATCGCGTTGAAGGACGTCTCGACCGTCGTCAACGCCGGCGAGGTGACGTGCGTGCTCGGCGACAACGGCGCGGGCAAGTCCACGCTGATCAAGGTGTTGGCCGGGGTGCACCAGCACGACGCCGGCGAGTTCCTGGTAGACGGCTCGCCGGTGCGGTTCTCGTCGCCGCGCGAAGCCCTCGACCGGGGCATCGCCACGGTGTACCAGGACCTGGCCGTCGTGCCGCTGATGAGCGTGTGGCGGAACTTCTTCCTCGGGTCGGAGCCGACCGTCGGGTTCGGGCCGTTCCGGTTCATCGACCGGCGGCGGGGGCGGTCGGTGACGCGGACGGCGTTGGCCGAGATGGGCATCGACCTGCGGGACGTGGAGCAGCCGGTCGGCACGTTGTCCGGTGGGGAGCGGCAGTGCGTGGCGATCGCGCGGGCCGTGCACTTCGGCGCGAAGGTGCTGATCCTGGACGAGCCGACGGCGGCGCTCGGGGTGAAGCAGGCCGGAGTGGTGCTGAAGTACGTGGCGCAGGCTCGGGACCGTGGGCTGGGGGTCGTGCTGATCACCCACAACCCGCACCACGCCTACCCCGTCGGTGACCGGTTCCTGCTGCTGAAGCGGGGGCGTGCGCTGGGGACGTACGAGAAGTCGCAGATCAGCCTGGAGGAGTTGACCAGGCAGATGGCCGGTGGGGCGGAGCTGGAGGCCCTGGCCCACGAGCTTCGCGGCGTCGAGGGTGTCGGCGAATGA
- a CDS encoding ABC transporter permease → MTPVTSAPPADERVGSPRLLDRLVLRPEIGALLGALLVFVFFSTVTEQFLSTGGVATWLDDASTLGIMAVAVALLMIGGEFDLSAGVMTASSALVTAILATKLGWNVWLALLVSLVFALAVGALNGWLVMRTGLPSFIVTLGTFLALQGLNLGITRLVTGTVQVSGMRSAEGYSSAGYLFASTFTIGGTSFYVSIVWWILFTVIAATVLVRTRFGNWIFAVGGSALSSRAVGVPVVRTKILLFMTTAGAAWLVGSINILRFTSVQANQGIGLEFQFIIAAVIGGCLLTGGFGSAVGAAIGALIFGMARQGIVYANWNSDWFQLFLGVMLLAAVLVNNALRRRAERVRR, encoded by the coding sequence ATGACGCCCGTGACTTCGGCTCCACCGGCGGACGAGCGAGTCGGCTCGCCGAGGCTGCTCGACCGGCTGGTCCTGCGGCCCGAGATCGGCGCGCTGCTCGGCGCGTTGCTGGTCTTCGTGTTCTTCTCGACGGTGACCGAGCAGTTCCTCAGCACCGGCGGGGTGGCGACGTGGCTGGACGACGCGTCCACGCTCGGCATCATGGCGGTCGCGGTGGCGCTGCTCATGATCGGCGGCGAGTTCGACCTGTCCGCCGGTGTGATGACCGCGTCCAGCGCGTTGGTCACCGCGATCCTCGCGACCAAGCTCGGCTGGAACGTGTGGCTCGCGCTGCTCGTGTCACTGGTGTTCGCGCTGGCGGTCGGTGCGCTGAACGGGTGGCTGGTGATGCGCACCGGGCTGCCCAGCTTCATCGTGACGCTGGGGACGTTCCTGGCGTTGCAGGGCCTGAACCTCGGCATCACCCGCCTGGTGACCGGAACCGTCCAGGTATCCGGTATGCGATCTGCAGAAGGCTATTCGTCGGCCGGGTACCTGTTCGCGTCGACGTTCACCATCGGCGGCACGTCGTTCTACGTGTCGATTGTATGGTGGATCCTGTTCACGGTGATCGCGGCGACCGTCCTGGTGCGCACGCGGTTCGGGAACTGGATCTTCGCGGTCGGCGGGTCGGCGCTGTCGTCACGGGCCGTCGGCGTGCCGGTCGTGCGCACCAAGATCCTGCTGTTCATGACCACGGCGGGCGCGGCATGGCTGGTCGGGTCGATCAACATCCTGCGGTTCACCAGCGTGCAGGCGAACCAGGGCATCGGGCTGGAGTTCCAGTTCATCATCGCCGCGGTGATCGGCGGGTGCCTGCTGACCGGCGGGTTCGGCTCGGCGGTCGGGGCCGCGATCGGCGCGTTGATCTTCGGCATGGCCCGGCAGGGGATCGTCTACGCGAACTGGAACTCGGACTGGTTCCAGCTGTTCCTCGGCGTGATGCTGCTGGCCGCCGTGCTGGTCAACAACGCCCTGCGTCGGCGGGCGGAGAGGGTGCGGCGATGA
- a CDS encoding SDR family NAD(P)-dependent oxidoreductase: MGQLAGKSALVTGGSRGIGAAIAKRLAREGANVAITYARSGDRARAVVEEMTALGVRALAVEAEATDVAALRAAVDRAATAFGGVDILVNNAGIAPYGPFEDVTVEDVDRILAIHARAAFVLVQAVVPHMTAGGRIVGIGSSLVERVPDPGWALYAMSKSALIGLTKGLARDLGPRGITVNLVHPGSTDTEMNPADGPDADGERRHTALGRYCDPEDVAAAVAYLVGDGGRNVTGAALVVDAGAVA, translated from the coding sequence ATGGGACAGCTGGCAGGAAAGTCCGCGCTGGTCACGGGCGGCAGCCGGGGAATCGGGGCGGCGATCGCCAAGCGGTTGGCGCGTGAGGGCGCGAACGTGGCGATCACGTACGCGAGGTCCGGCGACCGTGCCCGTGCGGTGGTCGAGGAGATGACGGCCCTGGGCGTGCGGGCGCTCGCGGTGGAAGCCGAAGCGACCGATGTCGCCGCCCTCCGCGCCGCCGTCGACCGTGCCGCGACCGCGTTCGGCGGGGTGGACATCCTGGTCAACAACGCGGGCATCGCCCCTTACGGGCCGTTCGAGGACGTCACCGTCGAGGACGTCGACCGGATCCTGGCGATCCACGCCCGCGCGGCGTTCGTGCTGGTCCAGGCGGTCGTGCCGCACATGACGGCGGGCGGTCGGATCGTCGGCATCGGCAGCAGCCTGGTCGAACGGGTGCCGGACCCGGGCTGGGCCCTCTACGCGATGAGCAAGTCGGCGCTGATCGGGCTGACCAAGGGCCTGGCCCGCGACCTCGGCCCGCGCGGCATCACGGTCAACCTGGTCCACCCCGGCTCGACCGACACGGAGATGAACCCGGCCGACGGCCCGGACGCCGACGGGGAGCGCCGCCACACCGCGCTCGGCCGGTACTGCGACCCGGAGGACGTGGCCGCGGCGGTGGCGTACCTGGTCGGTGACGGCGGGCGCAACGTCACCGGTGCGGCGCTCGTCGTGGACGCGGGCGCGGTGGCGTAG
- a CDS encoding tripartite tricarboxylate transporter TctB family protein yields the protein MSGGLDVHKVVNEPPSRTLSRAWLRERSELGVSAVLVGLGVLVLVDAIRIHTDFAQRGPVGPKAVPMVVGVGLIVVAALLARDVLRGGRGEAEGGEDVDLTAPADWRTVLLLCGAFLANAALIGVVGFPISGAILFWGAAYALGSRNFVRDPLIAAGLSVLTFVLFNNLLGVPLPGGPLVGMF from the coding sequence ATGAGTGGAGGGTTGGACGTGCACAAGGTCGTGAACGAGCCGCCGAGCAGAACCCTGAGCCGGGCATGGCTCCGGGAGCGGTCGGAGCTGGGCGTGTCGGCGGTGCTGGTCGGGTTGGGCGTGCTGGTCCTGGTCGACGCGATCCGGATCCACACCGACTTCGCGCAGCGCGGGCCGGTCGGCCCGAAGGCGGTGCCGATGGTGGTCGGCGTCGGGTTGATCGTGGTCGCCGCGCTGCTCGCACGTGACGTGCTGCGCGGTGGACGCGGTGAGGCGGAGGGCGGCGAGGACGTCGACCTCACCGCGCCCGCGGACTGGCGGACCGTGCTGCTGCTGTGCGGCGCGTTCCTGGCCAACGCGGCGCTGATCGGCGTGGTCGGCTTCCCGATCTCCGGGGCGATCCTGTTCTGGGGCGCGGCGTACGCGCTGGGCAGCCGGAACTTCGTCCGCGACCCGTTGATCGCCGCGGGGCTGTCGGTGCTCACGTTCGTCCTGTTCAACAACCTCCTGGGCGTGCCGCTGCCCGGCGGGCCTCTGGTGGGGATGTTCTGA